The Amycolatopsis umgeniensis DNA segment CCCGACCGAGGAGGGCATCGAGATCCTCCGCCAGGTCGTCGGCGATCCGGCCGCCCCGTCGGTACTGGTCGTCTGCGGCCGTACCGCGGGGCTGGCCACCCTGCCGGTGGAGAAGCGCGAACTGCCGCTGACCCGCTTCGTCGACCGCGCCGTCGTGCACTATCCCGGGGTCGAGCTGATCACCGAGGCCGACCTTTCGGCGGGCAGCGACCCGTATCTGGCCGACCACCTGCTCGACGGTCAGCTGCTGTTCCCGGCGGTGATCGGCATGGAGGCGATGACCCAGGTCGCCAAGGCCGCGCTGGCCGCGGAAACCCTGCCGGCACCGGTGTTCTCCGACGTCGAGTTCCTGCGCCCGATCATCGTCTCGCCGGGCGGGTCGACCACGATCCGGCTCGCCGCGCTGGCCAGGGACGCCGAAACGGTGGACGTGGTGCTGCGCAGCGGGGAGACCGGGTTCAGCGCCGACCACTTCCGTGCCAGGCTGCGGTTCTCCCGGCCGGATCCGCTCGGCGAGACGGTGCTCCGCGACGTCGCGCTGCCGCCGGTCCCGGTCGACCCGACGACCGAGCTGTACGGCACGGTTCTCTTCCAGGGCAAGCGATTCCAGCGCGTCACCGGATACCGGCGGGCCAGTGCGCGGCACGCGGTCGCGGAGATCGCGACCGGCGCCGAGGTCGACTGGTTCGCGCCGTTCCTCCCGCAGGAACAGCTCCTGGCCGACCCGGGCACCCGCGACGCGATGATGCACGCGATCCAGTGTTGCGTCCCGGACGCGACCCTGCTGCCGCAAGGGATCGAGCGGCTGTACCTCGCCGAGCCCGGCGAGCAGGACCCGGAGTACGTGCTCCTCGACGCCCGCGAGCGTTCGCAGGACGGCGACAGCTACGTCTACGACCTCGACGTCCGCAACCCGGACGGGACGCTCGTCGAGCGGTGGGAAGGGCTGAAGCTGCGCGCGGTGCGCAAACGCGACGGCGAAGGGCCTTGGGTCCCGTCGATGCTCGGGTCCTATTTGGAGCGTTCCGTCGAACGGCTGCTCGGCTCGTCCCGCGCGATCGTCGTCGAACCGGATCCGGTGGGCGTTCCCGTGGAGACCACGCCCGAACGGCGGGCGCAGACGGCCTTGGCCGCCGGCCGCGCCGTCGACGCCCCGCTCGAGATCCGCTACCGGCCGGACGGGAAACCGGAGGCCGACGGGGTCGACGTCAGCGCGTCGCACAGCGCCGACCTCACCCTGGCGATCGCGGGCTCCGGCCAGATCGCTTGCGACGTCGAGACGGCGATCGAACGGACACCCGAGGACTGGGCGGGCTTGCTCGGCGAGGATCTGCTCGCGGTGGGCGAACTGCTCGCCGCGGACGCCCGCGAGCCGCTTTCGGTCGCGCACACCAGGGTCTGGAGCGCGCTGGAATGCGTGCGCAAGACCGGAGACATGACACAGGCGCTCACCGTGCACCGGGTCGACCCGGACGGCTGGGCGGTGCTTTCCCACGGCAGTGCCCGCATCGCCACCTGGGTGACGACCGTCAACGACCGGACCGATCCCGTCGTCTTCGCGGTGCTCCAGGGAGAGGAGAACTGACATGGCCGACTACTACGAGATCCTGCACACGGTCGGGTTCGAAGAGACCAACCTGGTCGGCAACGTCTACTACGTGAACTACGTGCGCTGGCAGGGCCGGTGCCGCGAGATGTTCCTGAAGGAGAAGGCGCCCGCCGTGCTCGAAGAGGTCCGCCACGACCTCAAGCTGTTCACGCTCAAGGTGGATTGCGAGTTCTACGCGGAGATCACCGCGTTCGACGAGCTGTCCATCCGGCTGCGGCTGGAAGAGCTGACGCAGACCCAGATCCAGTTCACCTTCGACTACGTCCACCTCACCGCGGAGGGCGAACGGCTGGTGGCCCGCGGACGACAGCGGATCGCGTGCATGCGCGGCCCGAACACGGCGACGGTGCCCAGCAGGGTGCCCGAGCAGCTGCGTGAGGCGCTGGCCCCGTACGCGGTCGACGGCAAGGGGGAGTGACGTGGGGACGGTGGAGGAGCCCTCGCGGCCGGTGCTGAAACGCCTGCCGACGCCCGCGACGCGACGCCGGTTGTCCGCGCAAGCCGGGCTGCGGGAGGTGATGGGCCAGTTCGCCACCGGGGTCACCGTGCTGACCGCCGGCGGCGAACGGGCCCACGGGATGACCGCCAACGCGGTCACCTCGGTGTCCCTCGAACCGCCGATGGTGCTGTGCTGTGTTTCCCGCGCGGCCCGGATGCACGAGGCGATCGTGACGGCGGGCTCGTACGCGGTCACGGTGCTGGCGTCCGATCAGAAGGACCTGGCGAAGTACTTCGCGGATTGGCGACGGCCCGCCGGGCTCGCGCAGTTCGACTCGGTGGACTGGACGGCGGGTCCGCAGACCGGCTCCCCGCTGCTCGGCGGCGCGCTGGCGTGGCTGGAATGCGAGCTCGCCGAGGTCTACGAAGGCGGTGACCACTCGATCTTCCTCGGCAAGGTGGTCGCCTCGAGCCGCGGCACCGCGCAGGACTCGCTGGTCTTCTACGGCGGCGGCTACCACCAGATCGACGGCAGGGTCCGGGCATCCGCCTGAGAGAAAGGAATCGTCATGACCACCAACGAACCCGCCACCGTCCGGCCGGACGAGACGCCCGCCCCGGCGCCCCGTCCGCCGGTGGTGACCACGATGCCTCGGCTCGGACGGGGGGTGTGCTGGCGCGACATCGTGCGCGAGATCGAACTCGACGAGCTCGAGCGCGAGGCCCGCATGAAGGAGGCGGCGTGACCCTGCAAGGTGATCCGGGCGCTCAGCGCACGGAGGACTCCGAGGTGGTGCCGCTGCCGGAAGACCGGCTGCGGCGCCCGCGGATCCCGAGGGCGAACGACGGGCAGGTGATCCCGCTCGCCCGCGGCGCCGAACCGGTGCACCCACCGGAACCGACCATGCCGTTGCTGCGCACCCAGCGCGACGAACTGCGCGAGCACATCGTCGACGGACGGCTCGACGGCGTCCGGCGGCAGCACTCGCTCGGCAAGCACACCGCGCGCGAACGGCTGGATCTGTTGCTGGATCCCGATTCCTTCACCGAGGTCGAGTTGTACCGGCGGCATCAGGCGAGCGGGCTCGGGCTGGCGGAGAACCGGCCGTACACCGACGGCGTCATCGCGGGTTCGGGCACCATCGACGGCAGGCGCGTGTTCGTCTACGCGCAGGACTTCACCGTCTTCGGCGGTTCGCTCGGCGAGGCGCACGCGGCGAAGATCCACAAGGTGATGGATCTGGCGATCGCCACCGGTTCACCGCTGATCGGGCTCAACGACAGCGGCGGGGCGCGGATCCAGGAAGGCGTCATGGCGCTCAACGGCTACGGCGGCATCTTCCGCCGTCAGGTCGAAGCGTCCGGCGTCATCCCGCAGATCAGCGTGGTGCTGGGGCCGTGCGCCGGCGGGGCGGCGTATTCGCCCGCGCTGGCGGACTTCGTCTTCATGGTGCGCGACACCGCCCGCATGTACCTGACCGGGCCGGACGTCGTCGAGACCGTGACCGGCGAACGCGTCAGCCACGACGAACTCGGTGGTGCGGACGTGCACGGCGCGTCGTCCGGCGTGGCGACGGTGGTGCACGACGACGAGGAGAGCTGCCTCGCCGACGTCCGCTACCTGGTGTCGCTGCTGCCGTCGAACTACCTGGAGCCCTCGCCCGGCGAGCCTTCGCGGGACGCGGGCAAGGACCGGCGGCCCCGGTTCGCCGAACTCGTCCCCGTGGAGCCGAACAAGCCCTACGACATGCGGGACGTGTTCGCCGAACTCACCGACGACGGCGAGTTCTTCGAGCTGCACGAACGGTGGGCGCGGAACGTGCTGTGCGCGCTCGCGCGGGTCGACGGGCGTGTGGTCGGCCTGGTCGGCAACCAGCCGGTGGTGTTCGCCGGCGTACTCGACGGCCCGGCCTCGCAGAAGGCGGCGCGGTTCGTGCGGTTCTGCGACGCGTTCAGCATCCCGCTGGTGACGCTCGTGGACGTTCCCGGCTTCCTGCCGGGGGTCGAACAGGAGCACTCCGGGATCATCCGGCACGGGGCGCAGTTGCTGCACGC contains these protein-coding regions:
- a CDS encoding acyl-CoA thioesterase yields the protein MADYYEILHTVGFEETNLVGNVYYVNYVRWQGRCREMFLKEKAPAVLEEVRHDLKLFTLKVDCEFYAEITAFDELSIRLRLEELTQTQIQFTFDYVHLTAEGERLVARGRQRIACMRGPNTATVPSRVPEQLREALAPYAVDGKGE
- a CDS encoding flavin reductase gives rise to the protein MGTVEEPSRPVLKRLPTPATRRRLSAQAGLREVMGQFATGVTVLTAGGERAHGMTANAVTSVSLEPPMVLCCVSRAARMHEAIVTAGSYAVTVLASDQKDLAKYFADWRRPAGLAQFDSVDWTAGPQTGSPLLGGALAWLECELAEVYEGGDHSIFLGKVVASSRGTAQDSLVFYGGGYHQIDGRVRASA
- a CDS encoding DUF6222 family protein — encoded protein: MTTNEPATVRPDETPAPAPRPPVVTTMPRLGRGVCWRDIVREIELDELEREARMKEAA
- a CDS encoding acyl-CoA carboxylase subunit beta, producing MPLLRTQRDELREHIVDGRLDGVRRQHSLGKHTARERLDLLLDPDSFTEVELYRRHQASGLGLAENRPYTDGVIAGSGTIDGRRVFVYAQDFTVFGGSLGEAHAAKIHKVMDLAIATGSPLIGLNDSGGARIQEGVMALNGYGGIFRRQVEASGVIPQISVVLGPCAGGAAYSPALADFVFMVRDTARMYLTGPDVVETVTGERVSHDELGGADVHGASSGVATVVHDDEESCLADVRYLVSLLPSNYLEPSPGEPSRDAGKDRRPRFAELVPVEPNKPYDMRDVFAELTDDGEFFELHERWARNVLCALARVDGRVVGLVGNQPVVFAGVLDGPASQKAARFVRFCDAFSIPLVTLVDVPGFLPGVEQEHSGIIRHGAQLLHAYCEATVPRIQVILRKAYGGAYIVMDSRSIGTDLSLAWPTNQIAVMGAEGAVNVLFRKDLAAAPDPDALRAHLVAEYTEEFMNPQYAAERGLVDDIIDPADTRSAVARALAMLQDKRKAAPQRKHGNHPI